The sequence CCCCGATGTCGCGTTTCAGCTCCTTGCGTCCCAGGATCTCGGCCGTAGTCCCGGTGGCCTGACGCCTCCAGATCTCGAGCTGAAAGAGCCGGTCCCGCGCCGCGTTGTATCCCTGCGCGAAGAAGAGATCCGATTCATTCTTGGCATAGATGTGGGAAATTCCCCACCGGTCCTTGATGATCTCCACGGGATCATTCAGACCGGCCACGTGCAGATCCTGCTGCGCCGGCGCCGGGGGCGCCACTGCCGCGCATAAGAGCGTGGCAATCAGAATGCTGGATGCCAATCGCACTCTTTTCATCGAACCTCCCGTTGTTCAGAAAAGGACAGGAAGGATGGCTTGCGTGAACCCTATCTTAACACAGTAGCTTTTGGCTTGCGGTCGGGATAAGCTGGGCGCATGAACATGGAAACCATGTTGAGTGTGCTGGTAGGCGTCGGCCTCAGCGCTGCATGTGGTTTCAGAGTGTTCGTGCCCATGCTGGTGATGAGCATCGCCTCCCTCTCGGGGCACCTCACTTTGTCACCGGGTTTCGGATGGATCGGGACTTACCCTGCTTTGATGGCTTTTGCCGTTGCCACGGTGCTGGAGATCGCCGGTTATTACATCCCGTGGGTAGATCATCTTCTGGATGTGGTTGCCGGTCCGGCTGCGGTGGTTGCCGGCGTCCTTGCCACGGCCTCGACGGTGACCGGCATGAGTCCGTTTCTGCGCTGGTCCCTTGCGATCATTGCGGGGGGTGGATTCGCCGGAACGATTCAGGCGCTGACAGGCCTGACCAGAGTGACCTCCACCGCAACTACCGGAGGTCTGGGCAATCCAGTCGTCTCCACAATCGAAGCCGGCGGCTCGATCACATTGTCCGTGCTGGCCATTGCCATCCCTCCGCTGGC is a genomic window of Terriglobia bacterium containing:
- a CDS encoding DUF4126 domain-containing protein; this translates as METMLSVLVGVGLSAACGFRVFVPMLVMSIASLSGHLTLSPGFGWIGTYPALMAFAVATVLEIAGYYIPWVDHLLDVVAGPAAVVAGVLATASTVTGMSPFLRWSLAIIAGGGFAGTIQALTGLTRVTSTATTGGLGNPVVSTIEAGGSITLSVLAIAIPPLAAAAIVTLLVLVFWHGRKIFRRSQSRLVGHGSPKSNRSRSS